Proteins encoded within one genomic window of Hemiscyllium ocellatum isolate sHemOce1 chromosome 1, sHemOce1.pat.X.cur, whole genome shotgun sequence:
- the plk2b gene encoding serine/threonine-protein kinase PLK2b, which yields MELLRTITYQQNSKMCEQPLGKSAEHRGNKRQGELTYSNTEMSRIITDPATGKCYCRGKVLGKGGFAKCYEMTDLTTNRVYAAKIIPHSRVAKPHQREKIDREIELHQTLHHKHIVRFYHHFEDNENIYILLEHCSRRSMAHILKARKVLTEPEVRYYLRQIVSGLKCLHEQEILHRDLKLGNFFINESMELKIGDFGLAAKLEPMEQRSRTICGTPNYLSPEVLNKQGHGCESDIWALGCVMYTMLLGRPPFETTNLKETYKCIREARYTMPSSLSLPAKQLIASMLARNPEDRPSLDDIMHYDFFTQGFIPERLSQTCCHYAPDFHLSSPAKSFFKKAAAALFGGKKDKAKFLDSHNKLGKDDDEIYKLKNDLKKMSLNNQLSNKNRSDEESRLSNKSPVVYVKPETPSPAKDSEQKIRDSIRMIVRGTLGSCSSSSESLEDSTMGTVADTVARVLKGCLENMPEGNCLPKQQLSFSFQWVTKWVDYSNKYGFGYQLSDHTVGVLFNNGTHMSLLADKKTIQYYAELGQCSIFSSLDVPEKLISQVTILKYFAHYMEENLMEGGDLPSSTDAQKPKLCLLQWLKSDRALMMLFSDGTFQVNFYHDHTKIIICNYNEEYLLTYINEDRVSSTFKLSTLLMSGCSHELRTRMEYALNMVQQRFN from the exons ATGGAATTACTGAGGACTATCACTTACCAACAAAACTCGAAAATGTGCGAACAGCCTCTTGGCAAGTCCGCCGAACACCGTGGTAACAAAAGGCAGGGAGAGTTAACATACTCCAACACCGAGATGTCCCGGATTATAACCGACCCCGCTACTGGCAAATGCTACTGCAGAGGAAAAGTGTTAGGAAAG GGAGGTTTTGCGAAATGCTACGAAATGACTGACCTGACTACTAACCGTGTTTATGCTGCAAAGATCATCCCGCACTCCAGAGTGGCCAAGCCCCATCAGAGGGAGAAG ATTGATCGAGAAATTGAGCTGCACCAAACTCTCCACCATAAACACATTGTACGTTTTTACCATCACTTTGAAGATAATGAAAACATTTATATCCtgttggaacactgcagcagaagA TCAATGGCTCACATATTGAAAGCTAGGAAGGTTTTGACAGAACCAGAAGTACGATACTACCTCCGGCAGATAGTATCAGGACTGAAGTGCCTACATGAACAAGAAATTCTACACAGAGACCTCAAATTAG GAAACTTCTTTATCAATGAATCCATGGAACTGAAAATAGGAGATTTTGGATTAGCAGCAAAACTGGAACCAATGGAGCAAAGGAGCAG AACTATCTGTGGCACACCAAACTACTTGTCTCCTGAAGTTCTCAACAAACAAGGGCATGGCTGTGAATCTGATATCTGGGCATTAGGTTGTGTAAT GTATACAATGCTGTTGGGACGCCCGCCTTTTGAGACCACCAACCTAAAAGAAACTTACAAATGTATAAGAGAAGCAAGATATACAATGCCATCTTCACTGTCGTTACCTGCCAAGCAATTGATAGCCAGCATGCTTGCAAGGAATCCAGAGGATCGACCAAGTTTAGATGACATCATGCATTATGACTTCTTCACTCAG GGATTTATACCTGAGAGACTGTCCCAAACCTGCTGTCACTATGCACCAGACTTTCATTTGTCCAGTCCTGCCAAGAGCTTCTTCAAAAAGGCAGCTGCAGCACTATTTGGTGGGAAGAAGGACAAGGCCAAGTTTTTGGATAGTCACA aCAAACTAGGTAAAGATGATGATGAAATATACAAGTTGAAGAATGATTTGAAGAAAATGTCACTAAATAACCAGTTGAGCAACAAAAATCGATCAGATGAG GAGTCAAGGTTGTCAAACAAATCACCAGTTGTCTACGTCAAACCAGAGACCCCCTCACCAGCAAAGGACAGTGAACAAAAGATCAGAGACTCAATTAGGATGATAGTGAGAGGAACATTGGGAAGCTGCAGCAGTAGCAGTGAAT CTCTGGAAGACAGTACCATGGGAACTGTTGCTGACACAGTTGCAAGAGTACTAAAGGGCTGCCTAGAAAATATGCCAGAAG gtAACTGTCTGCCAAAACAGCAATTGAGTTTCTCCTTCCAGTGGGTCACCAAATGGGTGGATTATTCTAATAAGTATGGGTTTGGGTATCAGCTGTCAGATCACACAGTTGGAGTCCTCTTCAACAATGGAACTCATATGAGCCTACTGGCAGACAAAAA AACTATCCAGTACTATGCAGAGTTGGGCCAATGTTCCATCTTTTCATCACTTGATGTGCCTGAAAAACTAATTAGTCAAGTGACAATTCTGAAGTACTTTGCACACTACATGGAAGAAAATTTAATGGAG GGTGGTGATTTGCCTAGTTCAACAGATGCCCAGAAGCCCAAACTCTGTCTTCTTCAATGGTTAAAATCTGATCGTGCTCTAATGATGCTCTTTAGTGATGGCACATTCCAG GTGAATTTTTATCACGATCATACTAAAATCATTATTTGCAACTACAATGAGGAGTATCTTCTTACTTATATCAATGAAGATAGAGTTTCTTCTACATTCAAGCTCTCCACATTACTGATGTCTGGGTGTTCACATGAACTTCGTACCAGAATGGAATATGCATTGAATATGGTGCAACAAAGATTTAATTAA